A stretch of Telopea speciosissima isolate NSW1024214 ecotype Mountain lineage chromosome 11, Tspe_v1, whole genome shotgun sequence DNA encodes these proteins:
- the LOC122645268 gene encoding ankyrin repeat-containing protein C6C3.08-like: MAESTSAVSHLKYGNVYRAAENGKELNILRKFYMERPNSPINGRGDTVLHTLILNHNTSAASELLKLPVHGLTAKNCKGNTALHEAAKVGALEIAKLIVQKEESLINEHNKMGETPLYWAAAYGQTEMLQYLATNISKDHPGLKRNDGCTVLHAAVMGKFYGLALKIIDWYPDLAIVCNKKSIMALLLLCESPSSFKSGTFYSQNNMIKAPFIPLALLALVIYFCKWFLDDHHQCPVFLLLGRAD, from the exons ATGGCTGAATCAACTTCTGCTGTCAGCCATCTTAAGTATGGAAATGTATACAGAGCAGCAGAAAATGGAAAGGAGCTGAACATTCTCCGGAAATTCTACATGGAAAGACCGAACTCACCTATCAATGGTCGTGGTGACACAGTCCTCCATACTCTCATTCTAAATCACAACACAAGTGCTGCCAGTGAGCTACTAAAGTTACCAGTCCATGGCCTTACTGCAAAAAATTGTAAAGGAAACACAGCATTACATGAAGCAGCAAAGGTTGGTGCTCTGGAGATTGCAAAGTTAATTGTCCAGAAGGAGGAGAGCCTAATCAACGAACACAATAAGATGGGAGAGACACCACTGTACTGGGCAGCGGCTTATGGACAAACAGAGATGTTACAGTACTTAGCAACAAATATCTCAAAGGATCACCCTGGGTTGAAAAGAAATGATGGCTGTACAGTTCTCCATGCCGCTGTAATGGGCAAGTTTTATG gTCTAGCTTTAAAGATAATAGATTGGTACCCAGATCTTGCCATTGTTTGTAACAAAAAGAGCATCATGGCTCTTCTTCTGCTATGCGAATCACCCTCTTCGTTCAAGAGCGGGACATTTTACTCACAGAATAATATGATCAAGGCCCCCTTCATTCCGCTTGCACTGTTGGCATTAGTAATCTACTTCTGTAAGTGGTTCTTGGATGATCATCACCAGTGTCCCGTCTTCCTGCTATTAGGGAGAGCTGATTGA
- the LOC122645647 gene encoding uncharacterized protein LOC122645647, giving the protein MLAARSGIVEVIDVIFKEFPESIEFLDKNGKNIFHLAAEYRQVGVLKLLKTRGFLTTKMVADVDKMGNTALHLAAEYADHVQEQILGPTAQKLWRETFWFKQVQDASLVHLFHLRNYKGKTADELFKDTHKSLLESSSYKVQEISENSMLISTLIAAINFTAAFAVPGGYDQESGLPIYARMTSYFPTFYVYASVALFFSLVSITGCLSSYLSRFHWNDFYLILPLKYLIVGNSVLFSVIYTVLAFIQAILLVTNAEFKVMEFALGVLAVIVVIAVVILIYVDVMFPPFCYIIDRLLYSISYQDKMM; this is encoded by the exons ATGTTAGCTGCAAGGTCTGGCATTGTTGAAGTTATAGATGTGATTTTCAAGGAATTCCCAGAGTCTATCGAGTTTCTCGATAAGAATGGGAAGAACATATTTCATTTAGCAGCAGAGTATCGGCAAGTAGGAGTTTTAAAGCTTTTGAAAACAAGGGGCTTTCTTACAACTAAAATGGTTGCGGATGTCGACAAGATGGGAAACACAGCTTTGCATCTTGCAGCAGAGTATGCTGATCATGTTCAAGAACAGATTTTGGGCCCAACAGCACAAAAGTTGTGGCGAGAGACGTTCTGGTtcaag CAAGTACAGGATGCTTCCCTAGTCCACCTATTTCATCTTCGAAATTACAAAGGCAAAACAGCAGATGAGTTATTCAAGGACACCCACAAGAGCTTGTTAGAGAGCAGCTCGTATAAGGTTCAGGAAATATCAGAGAATAGCATGTTAATCTCAACCTTAATTGCAGCCATTAACTTCACTGCAGCATTTGCTGTTCCTGGTGGTTATGACCAGGAATCTGGTCTCCCTATTTACGCTAGAATGACAAGTTATTTCCCCACATTTTATGTATATGCTTCAGTAGCATTGTTTTTCTCCCTTGTATCCATAACTGGCTGCTTATCCTCTTACCTATCTCGCTTTCATTGGAATGACTTTTACCTTATCTTGCCACTCAAATACCTTATTGTAGGCAACTCTGTCCTCTTCTCAGTGATCTATACAGTTTTAGCATTTATACAAGCTATTTTACTTGTGACAAATGCCGAATTTAAAGTCATGGAATTTGCGCTTGGAGTTTTAGCTGTCATAGTTGTTATTGCAGTAGTCATCCTTATCTATGTAGATGTAATGTTTCCACCCTTTTGCTACATCATAGATAGGCTTTTGTACTCTATTTCTTACCAAGACAAGATGATGTAG
- the LOC122645272 gene encoding protein ACCELERATED CELL DEATH 6-like, whose amino-acid sequence MISQGFTFLREIDDTKHKHQLVLELVKLLVKKESEDLKWNSYISDEEDSTSTSGPLREQLSFSQTANTINDTLMLSAKHGIVEIVGVILEECPWAIEFLDKNGKNILHLAVKYRQAGVFKLLKSKRLCLNKMVAEVDNEGNTPLHLVAKHHEKNFYVTAYEMTREIHWFKQVKDVSQVHTYHLRNSEGKTADEIFNDTHQILLSKSVEWAKKTTNTFMVVSTLIATVNFSAAFAVPGGYDQYSGIPVFTSKTRDLPWFYAYSTVALFFSVVTLGSSFSAYLSRFHSEDFHFFLPLKYLIGDKIVDNE is encoded by the exons ATGATTTCACAAG ggtTTACATTTCTTAGAGAAATTGATGATACAAAGCATAAGCATCAACTGGTACTAGAACTGGTAAAACTATTGGTAAAGAAAGAGTCAGAGGACTTGAAATGGAATTCTTACataagtgatgaagaagattcAACAAGCACATCAGGCCCTCTGAGGGAACAACTGAGTTTTTCACAAACTGCAAATACAATCAATGATACACTTATGCTCTCTGCAAAGCATGGAATTGTTGAGATTGTGGGTGTGATCCTTGAAGAATGTCCTTGGGCTATCGAATTTCTAGATAAGAATGGGAAGAACATACTCCATTTAGCAGTTAAGTATCGTCAAGCAGGagtttttaaacttttaaaatcAAAGAGATTGTGTTTAAATAAGATGGTTGCAGAAGTTGACAATGAGGGGAACACACCTTTGCATCTTGTAGCTAAGCATCATGAAAAGAATTTTTATGTAACAGCATATGAGATGACAAGGGAGATCCATTGGTTCAAG CAAGTGAAGGATGTCTCTCAAGTTCATACATATCATCTTCGAAATTCAGAAGGTAAAACAGCAGATGAAATATTCAATGATACTCATCAAATTTTGTTATCAAAAAGTGTGGAATGGGCTAAGAAGACAACAAATACCTTCATGGTTGTCTCAACCCTAATTGCAACAGTGAACTTTAGTGCAGCATTTGCAGTACCAGGTGGTTATGACCAATATTCAGGTATCCCTGTTTTCACAAGTAAAACAAGAGACCTTCCATGGTTCTATGCTTATTCTACAGTTGCTCTGTTCTTCTCTGTTGTCACACTTGGTTCCTCCTTCTCTGCCTACCTCTCTAGATTTCATAGTGAagattttcatttcttcttgcCTCTCAAATACCTTATTGGAG ATAAAATAGTAGACAATGAATGA
- the LOC122645267 gene encoding protein ACCELERATED CELL DEATH 6-like yields MLAARSGIVEVIDVIFKEFPESIEFLDKNGKNIFHLAAEYRQVGVLKLLKSRGFLTTKMVADVDEMGNTALHLAAEYADHAQEQILASTAQKLWRETFWFKQIKDVSLVHLFHLQNCEGKTADELFNDTHMSLLQMSVQNVKEDSENSIFISTLIATINFTASFAVPGGYDQDSGRPIFAKMTTYFPAFYAYTSVALFFSLVSITSCLSSYLSRFHMNDFYLILPLKYLVVGNSVLFSVNYTVLAFIQAIILVTNAKFRVIEFVLGVLAVIVVMGAVILIYVDIMFPSFCYIVDVFLHSISQDKIMKIM; encoded by the exons ATGTTAGCTGCAAGGTCTGGCATTGTTGAAGTTATAGATGTGATTTTCAAGGAATTCCCAGAGTCTATTGAGTTCCTCGATAAGAATGGGAAGAACATATTTCATTTAGCAGCAGAGTATCGGCAAGTAGGAGTTTTAAAGCTTCTGAAATCAAGGGGCTTTCTTACAACTAAAATGGTTGCGGATGTTGACGAGATGGGAAACACAGCTTTGCATCTTGCAGCAGAGTATGCTGATCATGCTCAAGAGCAGATTTTGGCCTCAACAGCACAAAAGTTGTGGCGGGAGACGTTCTGGTTcaag CAAATAAAGGATGTTTCCCTAGTTCACCtatttcatcttcaaaattgcGAAGGCAAAACAGCAGATGAGTTATTCAATGACACCCACATGAGCTTGTTACAGATGAGCGTGCAGAACGTTAAGGAAGATTCGGAGAACTCCATATTCATCTCAACCTTAATTGCAACCATTAACTTCACTGCATCATTTGCTGTTCCTGGCGGTTATGACCAGGATTCTGGTCGCCCTATTTTCGCCAAAATGACAACATATTTCCCTGCATTTTATGCATATACTTCAGTTGCATTGTTCTTCTCACTTGTATCCATAACTTCCTGCTTGTCCTCTTACCTGTCTCGCTTTCATATGAAtgatttttaccttatcttgcCACTCAAATACCTTGTTGTAGGAAACTCTGTCCTCTTCTCAGTGAACTATACAGTGTTAGCATTTATACAAGCTATCATACTTGTGACGAATGCCAAATTTAGAGTCATAGAATTTGTCCTTGGAGTTTTAGCTGTCATAGTTGTTATGGGAGCAGTCATCCTTATCTATGTAGATATAATGTTCCCCTCCTTCTGCTACATTGTAGATGTGTTTTTGCACTCTATTTCTCAAGACAAGATAATGAAGATAATGTAG
- the LOC122645271 gene encoding palmitoyltransferase AKR1-like — translation MAESTSGSNNLKYGDVYKAAVNGEKVEVLLNFYMQHPISPIINDHRDTVLHVLALNRRTEAAIELINKLPIHLLSEKNCRGNTALHEAARIGALKIAKLMVKKEPRLVNIGNDMEETPLYWAAAYGQTKMFRFFLANITTIDDIKLRRKDGFTILHAAVMGEFYGNIN, via the coding sequence ATGGCTGAATCAACTTCTGGCTCCAACAATCTTAAATATGGAGATGTATATAAAGCGGCTGTCAATGGGGAGAAGGTGGAGGTTCTCCTTAACTTCTATATGCAACACCCAATTTCACCCATCATCAATGATCATCGTGATACTGTCCTTCATGTGCTTGCTCTGAATCGCCGTACCGAGGCCGCCATTGAACTAATAAATAAGCTGCCAATCCACCTTCTGTCGGAGAAAAATTGCAGAGGAAATACAGCACTGCACGAAGCAGCCAGGATTGGTGCTCTGAAGATTGCAAAGTTGATGGTGAAGAAGGAACCCAGATTAGTCAATATCGGTAATGACATGGAAGAGACACCATTATATTGGGCAGCTGCTTATGGACAGACGAAAATGTTTCGGTTCTTCCTCGCCAATATAACTACCATTGATGACATCaaattgagaagaaaagatggCTTTACTATCCTTCATGCTGCTGTGATGGGCGAGTTTTATGGTAATattaattga
- the LOC122644628 gene encoding NAC domain-containing protein 45-like isoform X2, which yields MSPIGLPPGFRFHPTDEELVNYYLKRKVHGLKIELDIIPEIDLYKCEPWELADKSFLPSRDPEWYFFGPRDRKYPNGFRTNRATRAGYWKSTGKDRKVTYQNRAIGMKKTLVYYRGRAPQGIRTDWVMHEYRLDDKECEDTMGIQDTYALCRVFKKNGICSEIEEQGQSSLSLIESSQRIINDYETMSPDVPVGSSSSYIEDEDKEDAWMQFIREDAWCSSNSNIGSEDASYVGFSNN from the exons atgtcTCCGATTGGATTACCTCCTGGTTTTAGGTTCCATCCAACTGATGAAGAGCTCGTCAATTATTATCTCAAGAGGAAAGTCCATGGCCTTAAGATTGAACTCGACATTATCCCCGAAATCGATCTTTACAAATGTGAGCCTTGGGAGTTAGCAg ATAAATCATTCTTACCAAGTAGAGATCCAGAGTGGTATTTTTTTGGACCACGGGATCGAAAATATCCGAATGGATTCAGGACGAATCGAGCAACTCGAGCTGGATACTGGAAATCAACAGGGAAGGATCGGAAGGTTACTTATCAGAATCGAGCCATTGGAATGAAGAAAACATTAGTCTATTACAGAGGTCGAGCTCCTCAAGGGATCAGAACAGATTGGGTCATGCATGAATATCGGTTAGATGACAAAGAATGCGAAGACACCATGGGTATTCAG GATACTTATGCTTTGTGTCGTGTTTTTAAGAAGAATGGCATATGTAGCGAAATTGAAGAGCAAGGGCAAAGTAGTTTATCACTAATTGAGAGTTCTCAAAGGATAATCAATGATTATGAAACTATGTCACCAGATGTGCCTgttggatcatcatcatcatacattgaagatgaagataaagaagaTGCATGGATGCAGTTCATTAGAGAAGATGCATGGTGTTCTTCTAATTCCAATATAGGTAGTGAAGATGCATCATATGTTGGATTCTCAAATAATTAA
- the LOC122644628 gene encoding NAC domain-containing protein 45-like isoform X1 has translation MSPIGLPPGFRFHPTDEELVNYYLKRKVHGLKIELDIIPEIDLYKCEPWELADKSFLPSRDPEWYFFGPRDRKYPNGFRTNRATRAGYWKSTGKDRKVTYQNRAIGMKKTLVYYRGRAPQGIRTDWVMHEYRLDDKECEDTMGIQVDTYALCRVFKKNGICSEIEEQGQSSLSLIESSQRIINDYETMSPDVPVGSSSSYIEDEDKEDAWMQFIREDAWCSSNSNIGSEDASYVGFSNN, from the exons atgtcTCCGATTGGATTACCTCCTGGTTTTAGGTTCCATCCAACTGATGAAGAGCTCGTCAATTATTATCTCAAGAGGAAAGTCCATGGCCTTAAGATTGAACTCGACATTATCCCCGAAATCGATCTTTACAAATGTGAGCCTTGGGAGTTAGCAg ATAAATCATTCTTACCAAGTAGAGATCCAGAGTGGTATTTTTTTGGACCACGGGATCGAAAATATCCGAATGGATTCAGGACGAATCGAGCAACTCGAGCTGGATACTGGAAATCAACAGGGAAGGATCGGAAGGTTACTTATCAGAATCGAGCCATTGGAATGAAGAAAACATTAGTCTATTACAGAGGTCGAGCTCCTCAAGGGATCAGAACAGATTGGGTCATGCATGAATATCGGTTAGATGACAAAGAATGCGAAGACACCATGGGTATTCAGGTT GATACTTATGCTTTGTGTCGTGTTTTTAAGAAGAATGGCATATGTAGCGAAATTGAAGAGCAAGGGCAAAGTAGTTTATCACTAATTGAGAGTTCTCAAAGGATAATCAATGATTATGAAACTATGTCACCAGATGTGCCTgttggatcatcatcatcatacattgaagatgaagataaagaagaTGCATGGATGCAGTTCATTAGAGAAGATGCATGGTGTTCTTCTAATTCCAATATAGGTAGTGAAGATGCATCATATGTTGGATTCTCAAATAATTAA
- the LOC122645269 gene encoding putative ankyrin repeat protein RBE_0317, with the protein MAESTTAVNHLTYADVYRAAETGKELNILRKFYMKRPKSPINGRGDTVLHTLILNHHTSAASELLNLPAHGLTAKNCKGNTALHEAAKVGALEIAKLIVQKEESLINERNLMGETPLYRAAAYGQTEMLQYLATNISKDHPGLKRNDGCTVLHAAVMGKFYGLALKIIDWYPDLAIVCNKKSITALLLLCESPSSFKSGTFYSQNNMIKAPFIPLALLALVIYFCKWFLDDHHQCPVLLLLGRAN; encoded by the exons ATGGCTGAATCAACTACTGCTGTCAACCATCTTACGTATGCAGATGTATACAGAGCAGCAGAAACTGGGAAGGAGCTGAACATTCTCCGGAAATTCTACATGAAAAGACCGAAATCACCAATCAATGGTAGGGGTGACACAGTCCTCCATACTCTCATTCTAAATCACCATACAAGTGCTGCCAGTGAGCTACTAAATTTACCAGCCCATGGCTTAACTGCAAAAAATTGTAAAGGAAACACAGCATTACATGAAGCAGCAAAGGTTGGTGCTCTGGAGATTGCAAAGTTAATTGTCCAGAAGGAGGAGAGTCTAATCAACGAACGCAATCTGATGGGAGAGACACCACTGTACAGGGCAGCTGCTTATGGACAAACAGAGATGTTACAGTACTTAGCAACAAATATCTCCAAGGATCACCCTGGGTTGAAAAGAAATGACGGCTGTACAGTTCTCCATGCTGCTGTAATGGGCAAGTTTTATG gTCTAGCTTTAAAGATAATAGATTGGTACCCAGATCTTGCCATTGTTTGTAACAAAAAGAGCATCACGGCTCTTCTTCTGCTATGCGAATCACCCTCTTCGTTCAAGAGCGGGACATTTTACTCACAGAATAATATGATCAAGGCCCCCTTCATTCCGCTTGCACTGTTGGCATTAGTAATCTACTTCTGTAAGTGGTTCTTGGATGATCATCACCAGTGTCCCGTCCTCCTGCTATTAGGGAGAGCTAATTGA
- the LOC122644659 gene encoding ribonucleoside-diphosphate reductase small chain has translation MPSIPEEPLLAPNPDRFCMFPIHYPQIWEMYKKAEASFWTAEEVDLSQDLRHWNETLTLDEKHFITHVLAFFAASDGIVLENLAGRFMKEVQVAEARAFYGFQIAIENIHSEMYSLLLETYIKDSSEKDRLFRAIETVPCVKKKAEWALRWIDGSESFAERVIAFACVEGIFFSGSFCSIFWLKKRGLMPGLTFSNELISRDEGLHCDFACLLYGLLKQRPSEERVKGIVADAVEIEREFVCDALPCALVGMNADLMSQYIQFVADRLLGALGYGKLYNVQNPFDWMELISLQGKTNFFEKRVGDYQKASVMSSLNGDGGSHVFKMDEDF, from the coding sequence ATGCCTTCAATCCCCGAAGAACCTCTTTTGGCTCCAAACCCAGATCGATTCTGTATGTTCCCAATCCATTATCCTCAAATCTGGGAAATGTACAAGAAAGCTGAAGCTTCCTTCTGGACAGCAGAAGAGGTTGATCTCTCCCAAGATCTCCGTCACTGgaatgaaaccctaaccctcgaCGAGAAACATTTCATCACTCACGTTCTCGCTTTCTTTGCTGCCTCAGACGGAATTGTCCTCGAAAACCTTGCTGGTCGGTTCATGAAGGAAGTTCAAGTCGCTGAAGCTCGTGCTTTCTATGGTTTTCAGATCGCAATCGAGAACATCCACTCCGAAATGTACAGTCTTTTACTTGAAACCTACATCAAGGATTCTTCAGAGAAAGATCGTTTGTTTCGTGCAATCGAGACAGTTCCTTGCGTGAAGAAGAAAGCCGAATGGGCTCTTCGGTGGATCGACGGTTCAGAATCGTTTGCAGAACGTGTAATAGCCTTTGCTTGTGTTGAAGGGATCTTCTTCTCGGGGAGTTTTTGTTCGATCTTTTGGCTCAAGAAGCGAGGGTTGATGCCTGGTTTGACCTTCTCGAACGAGTTGATCTCGAGAGACGAAGGGTTACATTGTGATTTTGCGTGTTTGCTCTATGGGTTATTGAAGCAGAGGCCGAGTGAGGAGCGAGTTAAAGGAATCGTCGCTGACGCGGTGGAGATTGAAAGAGAGTTTGTTTGTGACGCGCTGCCCTGCGCGTTAGTGGGTATGAATGCGGATCTGATGAGTCAGTATATACAGTTTGTTGCTGATCGGCTGCTTGGCGCTCTAGGGTATGGAAAACTGTACAATGTTCAGAATCCGTTTGATTGGATGGAATTGATCTCATTGCAGGGGAAAACTAACTTCTTTGAGAAGAGGGTTGGGGATTATCAAAAGGCTTCAGTTATGTCGAGTTTGAATGGGGATGGTGGGTCCCATGTGTTCAAGATGGATGAGGACTTCTGA
- the LOC122645273 gene encoding NAC domain-containing protein 86-like produces the protein MAPVTLPPGFRFHPTDEELVAYYLKRKINGRKIELEVIPEVDLYKCEPWDLPEKSFLPSKDLEWYFFSPRDRKYPNGSRTNRATQSGYWKATGKDRKVNSQMRAVGMKKTLVYYRGRAPHGARTDWIMHEYRLDERECENATGLQDAYALCRIFKKTAPGPKIAEHYGIQYVNRYQMTPNDQSSALELSPERRGDDIDSSSCYPFPSDTCSPDTIPGCSSLGNNDPTDGKWMQFLAEDPFGFPTPAFQNHGSISCLPSKVDIALECARLQHRLSLPALAVDDFPQVEINESKPLQVGSFRNNTNETDILQEILSVACASQELLNESNFQVSWPGNYVSLDEFASLAEIEKMEEKPQFCQANDICSSRTTEKSWGVDQSRFIDIGDLEEEFKTERVVENLRGVGMPNKDLEKRMMEEHKTVPIENVSNFQREELMIKDENIDDDNFKDFNNFNESETSDLQFTSNNPNVIFSQDDDLTNFSSNPTFEVYEKVEVNHGMFISSRQVAETFFHRIEPSKTVQVHLNPLMIYDFPMVNADPSSRPQNGTFLSKFKAFARDKFRGIRSAMKRRSGWSLINDTTNAGIHILALLLTSCIYLGANSENLVLRDEFSTNGKTMMEIRETSCSPPFNNVWFANSSVLPHNKWLLLTIALVVYANWGYII, from the exons ATGGCACCAGTAACTCTTCCTCCTGGTTTCCGATTCCACCCGACCGACGAGGAACTCGTCGCTTACTATCTCAAAAGAAAGATTAATGGCCGGAAGATTGAGCTCGAGGTCATTCCCGAAGTCGATCTCTACAAATGTGAGCCTTGGGATTTACCAG aGAAATCATTCTTACCAAGCAAAGATCTTGAGTGGTACTTCTTTAGCCCTCGAGATCGAAAGTACCCTAATGGATCTAGGACTAACCGAGCAACTCAATCTGGCTATTGGAAAGCAACAGGGAAGGACAGGAAGGTGAATTCACAGATGCGTGCGGTTGGCatgaagaaaaccctagtttaCTACCGAGGAAGGGCACCTCATGGTGCTAGAACTGATTGGATTATGCATGAatatagacttgatgaaagagaaTGCGAAAATGCCACAGGCTTGCAG GATGCTTATGCGCTATGTCGTATATTTAAGAAGACAGCTCCTGGCCCTAAGATTGCAGAACATTATGGTATCCAATACGTTAACCGGTATCAAATGACGCCGAATGATCAATCATCTGCCCTAGAGCTGTCTCCTGAGAGAAGAGGTGATGATATAGACAGCAGCTCTTGTTATCCTTTTCCATCAGATACATGTTCACCAGATACAATTCCAGGATGTTCATCACTAGGGAACAATGATCCAACAGATGGGAAATGGATGCAATTCTTGGCAGAAGATCCCTTTGGTTTTCCAACCCCAGCTTTCCAGAATCATGGCAGTATTTCTTGCCTTCCATCTAAG GTGGACATTGCACTAGAGTGTGCAAGGTTGCAACATCGACTCTCATTGCCTGCATTGGCAGTGGATGACTTCCCTCAAGttgaaatcaatgaatcaaAGCCGCTTCAAGTGGGTTCCTTTCGTAACAACACAAATGAAACTGACATATTGCAGGAAATTCTTTCAGTTGCTTGTGCCTCTCAAGAGCTCCTAAATGAATCCAACTTTCAAGTCTCATGGCCAGGAAACTATGTTAGTTTGGATGAATTTGCTTCCTTAGCTGAAAtagaaaaaatggaagaaaaaccACAGTTTTGTCAAGCTAATGATATTTGTTCCTCGAGAACTACTGAGAAATCATGGGGAGTAGATCAGTCAAGGTTTATTGACATTGGGGATTTGGAGGAAGAGTTCAAGACTGAGAGAGTAGTAGAGAACTTGCGAGGGGTGGGGATGCCCAACAAAGATCTAGAGAAG AGAATGATGGAAGAACACAAGACTGTGCCTATAGAAAATGTTTCAAATTTCCAAAGAGAGGAGTTGATGATCAAGG ATGAAAATATTGATGATGATAACTTCAAGGACTTCAACAACTTCAATGAAAGTGAGACAAGTGATTTGCAATTTACCAGCAACAACCCAAATGTAATTTTCTCTCAAGATGATGACTTGACCAATTTCTCTAGTAACCCAACCTTTGAAGTATATGAGAAAGTTGAAGTTAACCATGGGATGTTCATTTCGAGTCGCCAAGTAGCAGAGACATTCTTCCATCGAATTGAGCCTTCGAAGACTGTTCAGGTCCATCTGAATCCATTGATGATATATGACTTCCCCATGGTGAATGCAGATCCATCATCAAGACCTCAAAATGGCACTTTCTTGAGTAAATTCAAGGCATTTGCAAGAGATAAGTTTAGGGGAATCAGGAGTGCAATGAAGAGGAGGAGTGGATGGAGCCTAATTAATGATACAACAAATGCTGGTATCCATATACTTGCACTTCTATTGACATCCTGTATCTATCTTGGAGCGAATTCGGAGAACTTGGTATTAAGAGATGAATTCTCTACTAATGGAAAAACCATGATGGAGATAAGAGAGACAAGCTGCTCTCCCCCATTCAATAATGTTTGGTTTGCTAACTCTAGTGTGCTTCCACACAACAAATGGTTATTACTCACCATTGCTTTGGTTGTTTATGCCAATTGGGGTTACATCATATGA